The Anaerotignum faecicola genomic sequence ATCCAGGAGCCTCTTTCCTTCCAGGAGAACGTTCTGAAGAACAAGATCTGGTACCGCGGGGAACCGGCAGAGCTGGAGCAGTTTTTCAAGAAGACAACGGATCTCGGCTATGACATGGCGAGATTCTGGGCGGCAGTTCCCTTCCGCAAAGTTCGAAAGATCCACAGCGGGATAGTCAGCATTGTTGTGGATCGGTTTA encodes the following:
- a CDS encoding capsid protein, whose product is MGWFKSMITGILKLIPAKKRKIVIQEPLSFQENVLKNKIWYRGEPAELEQFFKKTTDLGYDMARFWAAVPFRKVRKIHSGIVSIVVDRF